The following proteins are encoded in a genomic region of Dialister hominis:
- a CDS encoding carbon starvation CstA family protein: MITFLLALAALITGYFIYGRIVDHFFGPDDRQTPATIHNDGVDYIPLPTWKVFLIQLLNIAGLGPIFGALGGALWGPSVYLWIVLGTIFAGGVHDYLSGMMSIREDGHSISEIVGHQMGSTMLNIMRVFSVILLILVGTVFMTGPAMLLAKLTSWEVLPWLIVVLAYYFLATMLPIDKIIARFYPIFGICLIIMAVGIAGGMLFGVGGHTMPEMVFANLYPGENQLPIWPLMFITVACGAISGFHSTQSPLMARCLKDERLGRPVFYGAMVAEGVICLIWAAAGVTFFDGTSGLQAALKAGGPGGAVYDICVGYMGTGIGAILAMLGVVACPITSGDTAFRAARLTLADWFKIDQVGLVKRLAFAVPLLGIGAVLSQMNFNIIWRYFSWTNQTLAMIVLWTGAVYLYRHCEGKAWLMACIPATFMSVVTSTYILQAKEGLELATSITYPAGIVFGAVCLALYLKATVFKKNSSSNEELEAAPVENN; this comes from the coding sequence TTGATAACCTTTTTACTTGCGCTGGCCGCTTTAATCACAGGCTACTTTATCTACGGCCGCATCGTTGATCACTTCTTTGGTCCTGACGACCGTCAGACGCCTGCCACGATCCACAACGACGGCGTTGACTACATTCCGCTTCCTACATGGAAAGTTTTCCTGATCCAGCTGCTCAACATCGCTGGTCTGGGACCGATCTTCGGCGCTCTTGGCGGCGCTCTCTGGGGTCCATCCGTTTACTTATGGATTGTCCTCGGTACCATTTTCGCCGGCGGCGTACATGACTACCTCTCCGGCATGATGTCCATCCGTGAAGACGGACACAGTATTTCTGAAATCGTTGGCCACCAGATGGGCAGCACCATGCTGAACATCATGCGTGTCTTCTCTGTCATTCTTCTTATCCTCGTCGGCACCGTATTCATGACAGGCCCGGCAATGCTCCTAGCAAAACTGACCAGCTGGGAAGTTCTCCCATGGCTCATCGTCGTTCTTGCCTACTACTTCCTGGCTACCATGCTCCCGATCGATAAGATCATTGCACGTTTCTATCCGATTTTCGGTATCTGCCTCATCATCATGGCTGTCGGCATCGCAGGCGGCATGCTCTTCGGCGTAGGCGGACACACAATGCCTGAAATGGTTTTCGCTAACCTGTATCCGGGAGAAAACCAGCTCCCAATCTGGCCGTTAATGTTCATCACCGTTGCTTGCGGCGCTATTTCCGGCTTCCATTCCACCCAGTCCCCTCTCATGGCCCGCTGCCTGAAAGATGAACGTCTCGGACGTCCAGTATTCTACGGCGCCATGGTTGCAGAAGGTGTCATTTGCCTGATCTGGGCAGCTGCAGGCGTTACATTCTTCGACGGCACAAGCGGCCTTCAGGCAGCTCTGAAAGCCGGCGGCCCTGGCGGTGCAGTTTATGATATCTGCGTCGGCTACATGGGTACCGGCATCGGCGCAATCCTCGCTATGCTCGGCGTCGTTGCATGCCCGATCACCTCTGGTGATACTGCATTCCGCGCAGCTCGTCTGACCCTTGCTGACTGGTTCAAGATCGATCAGGTCGGCCTTGTAAAACGTCTTGCATTCGCAGTTCCGCTTCTCGGCATCGGTGCCGTTCTTTCTCAGATGAACTTCAACATTATCTGGCGTTACTTCTCCTGGACAAACCAGACACTCGCTATGATCGTTCTCTGGACCGGCGCAGTTTACCTCTATCGTCACTGTGAAGGCAAAGCATGGCTCATGGCATGCATTCCGGCAACATTCATGTCCGTTGTCACCTCCACTTACATCCTTCAGGCTAAGGAAGGCCTCGAACTGGCTACTTCCATCACTTACCCGGCAGGCATCGTATTCGGTGCAGTCTGCCTGGCACTCTACCTGAAAGCGACTGTTTTCAAGAAGAACTCTTCTTCCAATGAAGAGCTGGAAGCAGCTCCTGTTGAAAACAACTGA
- a CDS encoding LUD domain-containing protein yields the protein MYEKLSRHNTVFDVHQINRERDGFEKSNEAFLDLARKAMVTDVFLTSVNGVSETGVMVNVDGTGNRVAGSLFGHKKVYFVLGVNKIMPTLEEAIYRARNVAAPKNVLRHGYKCGCSLQGGDRCYDCGAPDRICNVLAIYYKKMRNIEMEVILINEDLGY from the coding sequence ATGTATGAGAAACTGAGCCGCCATAACACCGTATTTGATGTGCACCAGATCAACAGGGAAAGAGACGGGTTTGAAAAGAGCAACGAAGCCTTTCTTGATTTGGCGAGAAAGGCCATGGTGACTGACGTTTTCCTGACATCGGTGAACGGTGTATCGGAAACTGGCGTCATGGTCAACGTGGACGGCACAGGAAACAGAGTGGCAGGCTCGCTCTTCGGGCATAAAAAAGTGTACTTTGTCCTGGGGGTCAATAAAATCATGCCGACTCTGGAAGAGGCCATTTACCGTGCAAGGAACGTGGCCGCGCCGAAAAATGTTCTCCGCCACGGATACAAGTGCGGATGCTCGCTTCAGGGAGGAGACCGCTGCTATGACTGCGGTGCGCCTGACAGAATCTGCAATGTCCTTGCCATTTACTATAAGAAGATGAGGAATATTGAAATGGAAGTCATCCTGATCAATGAGGATTTGGGATACTAA
- a CDS encoding nucleoside recognition domain-containing protein, with product MSESKENKQEALQKENEYKVTWKGWVSLAFLTISFSGLVAHQDNFLKAFDLMNLMGQFGHADGAKIAMQGTGGFGAREGFAFALTMVPVTMLAQGLIETCEHLGALKAAGKLFQPFLRFLLGIPGVAGLAFISSFTSSDIGAFMTKNLFEEGMMNDDERTIFAAYQYAGSAVINNTIASGAALLPISILPVGVVIVLIIIVKFIGANFVRFYLKYYHRRHPESVLPSEEV from the coding sequence ATGAGTGAATCAAAAGAAAATAAACAGGAAGCGCTGCAGAAGGAAAATGAATACAAGGTGACATGGAAAGGATGGGTGTCCCTCGCTTTCCTGACCATCTCCTTTTCAGGGCTTGTAGCGCATCAGGATAATTTCCTGAAAGCATTCGACCTGATGAACCTGATGGGGCAGTTTGGCCATGCCGATGGTGCGAAGATTGCAATGCAGGGAACAGGCGGATTTGGTGCAAGGGAAGGTTTTGCCTTTGCATTGACAATGGTGCCGGTTACCATGCTCGCGCAGGGATTGATTGAAACATGCGAGCATTTAGGAGCCTTGAAGGCTGCCGGCAAGCTTTTCCAGCCATTCCTCCGTTTCCTCTTGGGAATTCCTGGCGTAGCCGGACTTGCCTTCATATCCAGTTTTACCAGCTCCGATATCGGCGCTTTCATGACAAAGAACCTTTTTGAAGAAGGCATGATGAATGATGACGAAAGAACGATTTTTGCTGCGTATCAGTATGCAGGCTCCGCCGTCATCAATAACACCATCGCTTCCGGGGCGGCACTTCTTCCTATCTCTATACTGCCCGTGGGCGTGGTTATCGTGCTCATTATCATTGTTAAATTTATCGGTGCGAATTTCGTCCGCTTTTATCTGAAGTATTATCACAGAAGACATCCTGAATCAGTACTGCCTTCTGAAGAAGTATAA
- a CDS encoding nucleoside recognition domain-containing protein gives MAAAKAEVKKEEDLSLPEYFMRGAKKGFYITVELIAPAMVMAYTLITFLNLSGIMPLIGKLLAPVMGIFGLPGEASVVLLAAFFAKAAGCATAAGMYMSGNLTAVEATILFPACITMGTLIGHFARIVLVCKVRALYYPVMFATPIIDAVIVMFLTRLVLVLMGY, from the coding sequence ATGGCAGCAGCAAAAGCAGAAGTAAAAAAAGAAGAGGATTTGTCACTTCCGGAATATTTTATGAGGGGAGCCAAGAAAGGGTTTTACATTACCGTTGAACTGATTGCTCCGGCAATGGTCATGGCGTATACGCTGATTACCTTCTTGAACCTGTCAGGGATTATGCCGCTGATTGGAAAATTGCTGGCCCCGGTCATGGGAATTTTTGGACTTCCGGGTGAAGCTTCCGTCGTCCTTCTGGCGGCGTTCTTCGCAAAAGCTGCAGGCTGTGCTACGGCTGCCGGCATGTATATGAGCGGAAATCTGACCGCGGTAGAAGCAACAATCCTGTTTCCGGCATGCATTACGATGGGAACGCTGATCGGGCATTTTGCCAGAATCGTTTTAGTATGCAAAGTGCGCGCTCTTTATTATCCGGTCATGTTTGCAACGCCGATCATTGACGCTGTTATTGTCATGTTCCTGACGCGTCTCGTGCTTGTTTTAATGGGATACTGA